The genomic DNA TGTTCTCCCAGAGCAACCGAGTAGCCGATGCGGGTCGCGGCATTGTGCTCGCCGTGTTCGAAGCTCTGCAGCACCGTCACCGGCACATCCCACGACGCCGGCGGGAAACGTCGCTGCAGCCGCGCAACCAGTTCAGGTTGCACCGCAAGGAATCCGACTCCGCGCGGGCCTGCCAGCCATTTGCGTGACGACGAGTAGATTGCGTCCGCGCCGACGTTGCAGTCCAGGTGCCCGAATGCCTGCGCGGCGTCCACCACGATCGGAACGCCCGCCGCGCGGCACACCGCGACCAGCTCGGCCAGGGGCTGGGCCACCCCGCGGTGACTGGCCAGCGCCGTGAGGTGCACCAGTGCCGGTGCATCGGCCGCCAGTACGTGAGCGGCTTCGTCGACGATCACCCGGCCGTTCCCGTCGACCGGCAAGGCGCGCACCTGAAAACCGTTGGCGGCCATGATCGCCAGGTTCGGTCCGTATTCTCCGGGAGGACAGGCCACGGTGCGGTCCCCAGGCCAGCTGCCCAGCAGCAGATCCAGCGAGTGGTTGGAGCCCGACGTGTAGACCACGTCCCCCGCATCGAGTCCGGCCAACGCCGCGATCGCCGCTCGGCCCGCCGCGAGCACCGGCGCGGCCGCCTCGGCCGCGACGTAACCGCCGACCTCGGCCTCATGGCGGGCGTGGGCGGCGACGGCATCCATCACTGCGAGGCTCTGCCGCGAGCACGCACCGCTGTCGAGGTGCAGCCCGGCGACCTTGGGGCGGGCGTCGGCCCATTGCTGGGCGAGGCTCATTTCACCGCCAGAGACAGGCCGAAGTCACCGGCTTCATCGGTCCACCAATGGGTCTGCCGTAGACCGGCTTTCGCGAGCTCGCCGGCCACCCCGTCGGCCCGAAACTTGCAGGACACCTCGGTCAGCATCTCCTCACCGGCGCCGAAGGCGACGTCAAGATCCAAGTCCGCGATCCTCACCTGCTGTGGCTCATCCGCCCGCAGCCACATCTCGATGCGTTCCTCGTCGGCATTCCACTTCGCCACATGCTCGAAGGCGTCGAGGTCGAAATCGGCGTCGAGCTCGCGGTTCACCACCGACAACACATTGCGGTTGAACGCCGCGGTGACACCGGCGGCGTCGTCGTAAGCGCGGACCAAGCGGTCGGTGTCCTTGACCAGGTCGGTGCCCAACAGCACGCTGTCGCCGGGTTGCAGGGTATCGGCCAGCGAGGCCAGGAACTCCGTGCGCGGACCGGGCGTGAGATTGCCGATCGT from Mycobacterium sp. DL440 includes the following:
- the egtE gene encoding ergothioneine biosynthesis PLP-dependent enzyme EgtE; protein product: MSLAQQWADARPKVAGLHLDSGACSRQSLAVMDAVAAHARHEAEVGGYVAAEAAAPVLAAGRAAIAALAGLDAGDVVYTSGSNHSLDLLLGSWPGDRTVACPPGEYGPNLAIMAANGFQVRALPVDGNGRVIVDEAAHVLAADAPALVHLTALASHRGVAQPLAELVAVCRAAGVPIVVDAAQAFGHLDCNVGADAIYSSSRKWLAGPRGVGFLAVQPELVARLQRRFPPASWDVPVTVLQSFEHGEHNAATRIGYSVALGEHLAAGPELVRGRLVEVGRTARQVLAGVPGWRVVEAVDEPTAITTLEPTDGADPTAVRAWLIAERGIVTTACELARAPFEMTKPVLRISPHVDTTVEDLEQFASVLRDAP